Proteins encoded by one window of Mechercharimyces sp. CAU 1602:
- a CDS encoding toxin-antitoxin system HicB family antitoxin has protein sequence MSEIRRAFLYCASCKTHFPEPTGSDENYSGKTVVRMPKSLHKRLAIVYIN, from the coding sequence TTGTCGGAAATTAGAAGGGCTTTTTTATATTGTGCCAGTTGTAAAACACACTTTCCTGAGCCGACTGGATCAGACGAAAATTACAGTGGAAAAACAGTAGTACGCATGCCCAAAAGCTTGCACAAACGCTTAGCTATAGTCTATATAAACTAA
- a CDS encoding helix-turn-helix transcriptional regulator, whose amino-acid sequence MTQVLIAEKLEVSKQQVSLWVTGKSYPRCEKLFELAHLLQCKVDDLYEFTEEK is encoded by the coding sequence ATCACTCAAGTCCTAATAGCAGAAAAGTTAGAAGTGAGCAAGCAACAAGTCAGCCTGTGGGTAACCGGGAAATCCTATCCTCGATGTGAGAAATTGTTCGAACTAGCCCATCTTCTTCAATGTAAGGTAGACGATCTGTACGAATTTACCGAAGAAAAATAG
- a CDS encoding ParB/Srx family N-terminal domain-containing protein: MAVATILKIYDIKIPEVFEQRPPRKEKIELAIQRQQSGTEDSPVVVHPETLMLVDSYTRYLASKELGKESIPVRYGTKPVPTRNKRKPPIKRKPSMKSKSTSKELKQQQKKIAIHLKRDCQRRSI; the protein is encoded by the coding sequence ATGGCTGTGGCAACCATCCTGAAGATCTACGACATCAAAATTCCAGAAGTGTTTGAACAGCGTCCACCGAGGAAAGAGAAGATAGAGTTAGCCATCCAACGTCAACAAAGCGGAACCGAGGATTCTCCAGTTGTCGTCCATCCTGAGACTCTTATGTTAGTGGATAGCTACACACGCTACTTAGCGTCTAAGGAGCTAGGGAAGGAGTCCATCCCTGTTCGATATGGAACCAAGCCTGTGCCCACCCGCAACAAAAGAAAACCACCCATTAAGAGGAAACCATCGATGAAGAGCAAGTCTACTTCCAAAGAACTGAAGCAACAGCAAAAGAAAATAGCAATTCACCTCAAAAGAGACTGCCAAAGGAGGAGTATCTAG